A portion of the Rhodococcus pseudokoreensis genome contains these proteins:
- a CDS encoding lipoate--protein ligase family protein: MTIEQLLTTHFPDDPVMDAAFASALLRRTGRDPNASALVRIYSPTRTLSFGRLDAVRPQFPAAAEAARHHGFTPLVRGAGGRAAAYHEQTLVVEIFSPDTEGIVGARPRFQRLTPRVVAVLRTLGVDARIGPVPGEYCPGDWTVNGAGRVKLAGTAQRIVAGAWLFGFELVVSDSDPVRAVLADVNAALELEFDPATAASLTDLNPAVTLDQVRDAILAEFGAVHELTADPDLLEEAANLRDAHVA; this comes from the coding sequence ATGACGATCGAGCAGTTGCTGACCACGCATTTTCCGGATGATCCCGTGATGGACGCGGCGTTTGCCTCGGCGCTGCTGCGGCGCACGGGGCGAGATCCGAATGCGTCTGCGCTGGTGCGGATCTACAGTCCCACACGGACGTTGTCGTTCGGACGGTTGGACGCTGTTCGACCGCAGTTTCCGGCCGCGGCAGAGGCGGCGCGGCACCACGGGTTCACCCCGCTCGTCCGGGGCGCAGGCGGCCGGGCGGCGGCATACCACGAGCAGACTCTCGTCGTGGAGATCTTCTCCCCGGACACGGAGGGCATCGTCGGGGCCCGGCCACGCTTCCAGCGCCTCACCCCGAGGGTCGTCGCCGTGCTCAGGACGCTCGGCGTCGATGCTCGCATCGGACCGGTGCCCGGCGAGTACTGCCCCGGTGATTGGACGGTGAACGGCGCGGGCCGCGTCAAGTTAGCCGGGACCGCGCAGCGAATAGTCGCCGGCGCGTGGCTCTTCGGCTTCGAACTCGTGGTGTCCGATTCGGATCCCGTGCGGGCGGTGCTCGCCGATGTCAACGCTGCCCTCGAGTTGGAGTTCGACCCCGCCACGGCGGCGTCCCTCACGGACCTGAACCCGGCCGTCACCCTCGACCAGGTCCGGGACGCGATCCTCGCCGAGTTCGGCGCGGTCCACGAACTGACCGCAGACCCCGACCTTCTCGAAGAGGCCGCGAACCTGCGCGACGCCCACGTGGCGTGA
- a CDS encoding sigma-54-dependent Fis family transcriptional regulator, with the protein MTEETPYEARVREPWPGRRDPKSGAAARSEIVTSWRRSQLSGVVSGAEDLPFNPNLNRTSRLVTAATPVIDRLAAHLDGGGATIVLADSNAQIIDRRAGGSTLARALDRAMVAPGFSYAEEHAGTNGIGSVIEGRRPIMVSGTEHFRENLQQFTCVGAPVVNPFTNSIIGVLDVTSRLSDTSELMTPLVVAAAREIETRLLADSSRREQLLLEQFLARANRSSAAVVTLNEDFIITNTAASRLLEPTDHAVLWNWTARTMGSGEYAEGELCVGDDVPVRAQARMVRMDDKSIGVLIELRVHHDLQKAIALAPPSPGVTLAAPGAAATHDPLAGLPPGRSAVWQRARREIACTAGLDESVLVTGEPGTGKRCVAEALVGGRPSAVLDAMAVDRDPAAWISKAEDVLTDGGHLVVTHIDALPVPLCGSLIALMKESAARGGRIIATATRLDFRVSRIGDHFPVRLHLPALRERPEDLADIVPFLLDGQPTLRQRMLPSTLQALMALAWPGNLRELHMVLTSAAVRANGVDLALQHLPYEYRAPSADREPAALKRAERETILDALSVSAGNKKRAADRLGIARSTLYRKMRALGIDEKRWDTCDT; encoded by the coding sequence ATGACGGAAGAGACACCGTACGAGGCCCGCGTGCGTGAACCGTGGCCGGGTCGCCGCGACCCGAAGTCCGGCGCGGCGGCCCGCTCCGAAATCGTCACGTCGTGGCGGCGCAGCCAGCTCAGCGGCGTCGTCTCGGGGGCGGAAGACCTGCCGTTCAATCCCAATCTGAACCGGACCAGCCGACTCGTCACGGCGGCGACCCCGGTGATCGACCGACTCGCCGCCCACCTCGACGGCGGCGGTGCGACGATCGTGCTCGCGGACTCGAACGCGCAGATCATCGACCGGCGAGCCGGAGGTTCCACACTCGCCCGCGCGCTGGACAGGGCCATGGTCGCGCCGGGATTTTCCTATGCGGAGGAGCACGCGGGCACCAACGGGATCGGCAGCGTCATCGAGGGGCGGCGACCGATCATGGTCAGCGGCACCGAACATTTCCGCGAGAACCTGCAACAGTTCACGTGCGTGGGCGCGCCGGTGGTCAACCCGTTCACCAATTCGATCATCGGGGTCCTCGACGTCACGAGCCGCCTCAGCGACACCAGCGAACTGATGACGCCGCTCGTCGTCGCCGCGGCCCGGGAGATCGAAACTCGCCTACTCGCCGACTCCTCCCGCCGCGAGCAATTGCTGCTCGAACAGTTCCTTGCCCGCGCGAACCGGTCGTCGGCGGCGGTGGTCACCCTCAACGAGGACTTCATCATCACCAACACCGCCGCCTCTCGGCTGCTGGAGCCGACCGACCATGCGGTGCTGTGGAATTGGACCGCGCGAACAATGGGTTCCGGGGAGTACGCCGAGGGCGAATTGTGTGTCGGCGACGACGTCCCCGTCCGTGCACAGGCCCGGATGGTCCGCATGGACGACAAGAGCATCGGTGTGCTGATCGAACTCCGGGTGCATCACGACCTTCAGAAGGCGATCGCGCTGGCGCCGCCGAGTCCGGGCGTCACCCTCGCCGCACCCGGTGCAGCCGCGACACACGACCCGCTGGCGGGTCTTCCTCCCGGCCGCAGCGCGGTCTGGCAGCGCGCACGCCGCGAGATCGCATGCACGGCCGGGCTCGACGAGTCCGTACTGGTCACCGGTGAACCGGGCACCGGCAAACGCTGTGTCGCCGAGGCCCTCGTCGGCGGCCGCCCGTCCGCCGTCCTCGACGCGATGGCCGTCGACCGTGACCCCGCCGCGTGGATCTCGAAAGCCGAGGACGTACTGACCGACGGCGGCCACCTCGTCGTCACCCACATCGATGCGCTTCCGGTCCCGCTGTGCGGGTCCCTCATTGCACTGATGAAGGAATCGGCGGCTCGCGGCGGCCGCATTATTGCGACCGCAACACGCCTCGATTTCCGGGTCTCCCGGATCGGTGATCACTTTCCCGTCCGGTTGCACCTGCCGGCATTGCGCGAACGGCCGGAGGACCTCGCCGACATCGTCCCGTTCCTCCTCGACGGCCAGCCCACGCTACGACAGCGAATGCTCCCATCGACCCTGCAGGCGCTCATGGCACTCGCCTGGCCCGGCAATCTCCGGGAGCTACACATGGTGCTGACCTCGGCTGCCGTGCGGGCCAACGGTGTCGACCTCGCGCTGCAGCACCTCCCGTACGAGTACCGTGCCCCCAGTGCCGACCGCGAGCCGGCTGCGCTCAAACGCGCCGAGCGTGAAACGATCCTCGATGCTCTGTCCGTGAGTGCCGGGAACAAGAAGCGCGCAGCCGATCGCCTGGGCATCGCGCGGTCGACGCTCTACCGCAAGATGCGGGCACTCGGAATCGACGAGAAGCGTTGGGACACATGCGACACATGA
- a CDS encoding flavin-containing monooxygenase has translation MNTNTPDTAVEELDVLVVGAGFAGLHQLDRLRKLGFSVKIFEAGAGLGGIWYWNCYPGARVDSEGAIYQYAREDLWRDFDYTELYPGWQELRRYFEHVDGKLDLSRDIRFDTRVESAVFDADANTWTVRATDGHTVTARYVVLCTGFGSKPYIPPIDGLDRFDGPCHHTGLWPQEGLDFTGKRVAVIGTGASGVQVAQEAAKDAASLTIFQRTPIQALPMRQKQLDAAAHSDLKKGMSDRFARRIDSFSGFDFDFLPKSALEVSEEERRETYEKLWEEGGFRFWLGTFNDVLFDQAANDTAYAFWRDKTRARIADPVLAEKLAPEVAAHPLGVKRPSLEQNFYDIFNQDNVHLVDLRETPIESVTETGIRTSDTEQEFDIIVLATGFDASTGGITAIDLEGTDGQTLREKWSEGVRAHLGVATAGFPNLLFVYGPHSPSGFCNGPTCAEIQGDLIVETLEHMREAGLQRIEATAEAENAWRDHVTELVGPTLFDKANSWYVGANIPGKPRQMLLYPGGLPQYLDNWRRSASESYSGFVLS, from the coding sequence GTGAACACGAACACCCCAGACACCGCAGTCGAGGAGCTCGACGTTCTCGTCGTCGGGGCCGGCTTCGCCGGTCTCCATCAGCTCGACCGGCTGCGCAAGCTGGGCTTCTCCGTGAAGATTTTCGAGGCAGGGGCGGGTCTGGGCGGGATCTGGTATTGGAACTGCTACCCGGGTGCCCGGGTCGACAGCGAGGGCGCGATCTACCAGTACGCCCGGGAAGACCTCTGGCGTGACTTCGACTACACCGAGCTGTACCCCGGATGGCAGGAACTGCGTCGCTACTTCGAGCATGTCGACGGAAAGCTCGACCTGAGCCGCGACATCCGCTTCGACACCCGCGTCGAATCCGCAGTCTTCGACGCCGACGCCAACACCTGGACGGTCCGGGCGACGGACGGTCACACGGTGACCGCCCGGTATGTGGTGCTCTGCACCGGATTCGGCTCCAAGCCGTACATCCCGCCGATCGACGGCCTGGACAGGTTCGACGGGCCGTGCCACCACACGGGTCTGTGGCCGCAGGAGGGCCTCGACTTCACCGGCAAGCGCGTCGCGGTCATCGGCACCGGGGCCAGTGGCGTGCAGGTCGCGCAGGAGGCCGCGAAGGATGCGGCGTCGCTGACCATCTTCCAGCGCACCCCGATCCAGGCTCTCCCCATGCGTCAGAAGCAGCTCGACGCGGCTGCGCACTCGGACTTGAAGAAGGGGATGTCGGACCGGTTCGCACGCCGCATCGACTCGTTCTCCGGCTTCGACTTCGACTTCCTTCCGAAGAGCGCGCTCGAGGTGTCGGAGGAGGAGCGCCGCGAGACCTACGAGAAGCTTTGGGAAGAGGGCGGTTTCCGGTTCTGGCTGGGCACGTTCAACGACGTCCTCTTCGACCAGGCCGCGAACGACACCGCCTATGCATTCTGGCGCGACAAGACGCGGGCGCGGATCGCGGACCCCGTTCTCGCCGAGAAGCTCGCACCAGAAGTGGCGGCACATCCGCTCGGCGTCAAACGACCCTCGCTCGAACAGAATTTCTACGACATCTTCAACCAGGACAACGTTCACTTGGTGGACCTGCGGGAGACGCCGATCGAATCGGTCACCGAGACGGGAATTCGCACCTCGGACACCGAGCAGGAGTTCGACATCATCGTCCTCGCCACCGGATTCGACGCCTCCACCGGCGGTATCACCGCGATCGATCTCGAGGGAACCGATGGGCAGACGCTGCGCGAGAAGTGGTCCGAAGGGGTGCGCGCCCACCTGGGTGTTGCGACCGCCGGATTCCCGAACCTGCTGTTCGTCTACGGCCCGCACAGTCCGTCCGGTTTCTGCAACGGGCCGACCTGCGCCGAGATCCAGGGCGACCTGATCGTCGAGACGCTCGAGCACATGCGCGAGGCGGGTCTGCAGCGTATCGAGGCGACCGCCGAGGCCGAGAACGCGTGGCGTGACCACGTCACCGAGTTGGTCGGTCCGACGCTGTTCGACAAGGCCAACTCCTGGTATGTCGGCGCGAACATTCCCGGCAAGCCGCGCCAGATGCTCCTGTACCCGGGTGGTCTGCCGCAGTACCTGGACAACTGGCGCCGCAGTGCATCCGAGAGCTACTCCGGCTTCGTCCTCTCCTGA
- a CDS encoding alpha/beta hydrolase has translation MASTQSLFLRDLYTEWLGRMDGMDLPTMRDLFEEWHLATIEPSGVTYEEVDAAGVPAVWADPVDGASDRVLVFTHGGGFVVGSRHSHRKLAGHLAKAVGARALVIDYRRAPEHRFPAQIDDAVTVHGWLLDQGFTPEHIANVGDSAGGNLAVSTPLKLAALGKPLPAAVVALSPWLDMELSGETLDTNDGTDALVKRAVLQGMIDSFLSGPGDATDPFANPLLADYTGFPPVYISVGGHETLLDDARRLAELTEKAEIETVLDVVPEQQHVFHFCAGRAPEADDAIARIAAWLRPKLGLS, from the coding sequence ATGGCCAGCACGCAGTCACTGTTCCTCCGCGATCTGTACACGGAGTGGCTGGGCCGCATGGACGGCATGGATCTGCCGACGATGCGAGACCTGTTCGAGGAGTGGCACCTGGCCACGATCGAACCGTCCGGCGTCACCTACGAGGAGGTCGACGCGGCGGGCGTGCCCGCGGTGTGGGCGGATCCGGTCGACGGCGCGAGTGATCGTGTGCTCGTGTTCACCCATGGCGGCGGTTTCGTCGTCGGGTCACGGCATTCGCACCGGAAACTGGCCGGACACCTGGCGAAGGCCGTCGGTGCCCGGGCGCTCGTGATCGATTACCGCCGGGCCCCGGAGCACCGGTTCCCGGCGCAGATCGACGACGCGGTGACCGTGCACGGTTGGCTGCTCGATCAGGGATTCACACCCGAACACATCGCGAACGTCGGCGATTCGGCCGGCGGCAACCTCGCCGTCTCGACTCCGTTGAAGCTGGCCGCGCTCGGCAAGCCCCTCCCGGCTGCGGTCGTCGCACTGTCGCCGTGGCTCGACATGGAACTCAGCGGCGAGACCCTCGACACCAACGACGGAACCGACGCCCTGGTGAAACGCGCAGTGCTGCAGGGCATGATCGACAGCTTCCTCTCCGGTCCCGGGGACGCGACCGACCCGTTCGCGAACCCGCTCCTCGCCGACTACACCGGCTTCCCGCCGGTGTACATCAGCGTCGGTGGTCACGAGACCCTGCTCGACGATGCGCGTCGACTCGCCGAGCTCACGGAGAAGGCGGAGATCGAAACCGTGCTCGACGTCGTCCCCGAGCAGCAGCACGTCTTCCACTTCTGTGCCGGCCGGGCACCCGAGGCGGATGACGCCATCGCTCGCATCGCCGCGTGGCTGCGGCCGAAGCTCGGCCTTTCCTGA
- a CDS encoding LLM class flavin-dependent oxidoreductase yields the protein MAQPVPRFGLWYDFRNPPRWEQPAGALYRETLAQIGWAEQLGFGSVWLSEHHFADDAYASSPLVIAGAVGQATSSMRIGTNILVAPLHDPVRVAEDSAALSLMTGGRFELGVGLGYHVEEFEAFGRKVAQRTSLLEESIDVMRRAWSGSVTPYQGRRFTLPALAVTPVPESAPRLLIGAQSAGGIDRAARLADGLITLKNDDHRVYLDAVQRHRRSIDDARIYASQWAIIADDPEKVWSEVGERALYQLNRYIAHGAFGPPESTPLFADPDAVLAAGTYRLLDADTAVDEFVAMVQACPQIRDIHVWAQLPGEPVESGSARIEYIANKVIPQVSARLEAAAAG from the coding sequence ATGGCACAACCGGTTCCACGCTTCGGCCTGTGGTACGACTTCCGCAACCCGCCCCGCTGGGAACAGCCGGCCGGCGCCCTCTACCGGGAGACGCTCGCCCAGATCGGGTGGGCCGAGCAGCTCGGTTTCGGGTCGGTCTGGCTCAGTGAGCATCACTTCGCCGACGACGCGTACGCGTCATCGCCACTGGTCATTGCCGGCGCGGTCGGTCAGGCAACGTCGTCGATGCGCATCGGGACGAACATCCTCGTCGCACCGCTACACGACCCGGTTCGTGTCGCCGAGGACTCCGCAGCGCTGTCACTGATGACGGGCGGCCGCTTCGAGCTCGGCGTCGGTCTCGGCTATCACGTGGAGGAGTTCGAGGCGTTCGGCCGCAAGGTCGCGCAGCGCACCAGCCTGCTCGAAGAGAGCATCGATGTGATGCGCCGGGCGTGGTCCGGAAGCGTGACGCCCTACCAGGGGCGACGTTTCACGCTCCCGGCCCTCGCGGTCACGCCGGTGCCGGAATCCGCGCCACGGCTGCTGATCGGTGCGCAGTCCGCCGGCGGGATCGACCGCGCAGCGCGACTCGCCGACGGACTGATCACCCTCAAGAACGACGACCACCGGGTGTACCTCGACGCAGTGCAACGGCACCGACGATCGATCGACGACGCCCGGATCTATGCCAGCCAGTGGGCGATCATCGCGGACGATCCGGAAAAGGTGTGGTCCGAGGTCGGGGAGCGGGCCCTCTACCAACTCAACCGCTACATTGCGCACGGCGCGTTCGGTCCGCCCGAGTCGACACCGCTGTTCGCGGATCCCGACGCCGTTCTCGCGGCCGGAACGTACCGACTGCTGGACGCGGACACGGCGGTCGACGAGTTCGTCGCCATGGTGCAGGCGTGCCCGCAGATCCGGGACATCCACGTCTGGGCGCAGCTGCCCGGTGAGCCGGTCGAGTCGGGTTCCGCCCGCATCGAATACATCGCGAACAAGGTCATCCCGCAGGTGTCCGCGCGTCTCGAAGCGGCGGCCGCAGGCTGA
- a CDS encoding NAD-dependent succinate-semialdehyde dehydrogenase, with amino-acid sequence MAVSPSPDTRTTAELRGHLVPRTLFIDGRWVDTDSTFDVVDPATGEVIGSVADGRSEHAAAALDAASAAQADWAAVSPRARAELLHSAHDVMKSHADAFIDVLTLESGKPRTESAGEFHLSTQFLRWFAEQAAHVHGSYSPASAGDFRIITRQDPIGPSLLITPWNFPLLMPARKISAALAAGCTTVVKSAGLTPFTAALMTQVFAEAGFPPGVVNLIHTTTSGEVSSALMADPRLRKVSFTGSTGAGRVLLGQAAQNIMGTSMELGGNGPFLVLDDADVDAAVEHAIVCKFRNAGQACVAANRIILQSGIADEFTAKFVAATRALVVGNGFTDGVDVGPMISGKQRAEVHADVTDAVAGGAELLTGGAVVDGPGYFYEPTVLRFSGTTHPLACKELFAPAATLFTVDTVDEAVAFANDTDMGLAAYVFTRDLSRAMSVAERLESGMVGVNRGVMSDPAAPFGGIKNSGLGREGGHDALHEFLETKYIALTV; translated from the coding sequence ATCGCCGTCAGCCCCAGCCCCGATACCCGAACGACCGCCGAGCTTCGCGGTCACCTCGTCCCCCGAACCCTCTTCATCGACGGCCGCTGGGTGGACACGGATTCCACATTCGACGTCGTCGACCCCGCAACGGGCGAGGTCATCGGGTCCGTCGCCGATGGCCGGTCCGAGCATGCCGCGGCCGCCCTCGACGCCGCCTCCGCGGCCCAGGCCGACTGGGCCGCGGTGTCGCCGCGCGCCCGTGCCGAACTCCTGCACTCCGCCCACGACGTCATGAAGTCGCACGCGGACGCCTTCATCGATGTCCTCACTTTGGAAAGCGGCAAGCCGCGAACCGAATCCGCCGGCGAGTTTCATCTCTCCACACAGTTCCTGCGCTGGTTCGCCGAGCAAGCGGCACACGTGCACGGAAGCTACTCCCCCGCCTCGGCCGGCGACTTCCGCATCATCACCCGACAGGACCCCATCGGCCCGAGCCTGCTCATCACACCGTGGAACTTCCCGCTGCTCATGCCGGCACGCAAGATCTCTGCCGCACTCGCCGCCGGATGCACGACCGTCGTGAAGTCGGCGGGTCTGACCCCCTTCACCGCCGCCCTGATGACCCAGGTGTTCGCCGAAGCCGGATTTCCGCCGGGCGTGGTCAACCTGATCCACACCACCACGTCGGGTGAGGTGTCGTCGGCGCTGATGGCCGACCCGCGGCTGCGGAAGGTCAGCTTCACCGGGTCCACGGGCGCGGGACGGGTCCTGCTCGGCCAAGCCGCCCAGAACATCATGGGAACGTCGATGGAGCTCGGCGGCAACGGCCCGTTCCTCGTCCTCGACGACGCCGACGTCGACGCTGCTGTCGAGCATGCGATCGTCTGCAAGTTCCGCAACGCCGGCCAGGCGTGCGTCGCGGCGAACCGCATCATCCTGCAGTCCGGTATCGCCGACGAGTTCACCGCGAAGTTCGTCGCGGCCACACGCGCGCTGGTCGTGGGGAACGGATTCACCGACGGTGTGGACGTCGGCCCCATGATCAGCGGGAAGCAGCGGGCGGAGGTCCACGCGGACGTCACCGACGCGGTCGCCGGTGGCGCCGAACTGCTCACCGGCGGCGCTGTGGTGGACGGTCCCGGCTACTTCTACGAGCCGACCGTACTGCGGTTCTCGGGCACGACCCATCCGCTGGCGTGCAAGGAGCTGTTCGCGCCCGCCGCGACGCTGTTCACCGTCGACACCGTGGACGAGGCCGTCGCGTTCGCCAATGACACCGACATGGGTTTGGCCGCGTACGTGTTCACTCGCGATCTCTCCCGGGCCATGTCGGTCGCCGAGCGGCTCGAGTCCGGCATGGTCGGGGTCAACCGGGGCGTGATGTCCGACCCGGCGGCTCCGTTCGGCGGCATCAAGAACTCGGGGCTCGGCCGCGAGGGCGGCCACGACGCACTGCACGAGTTCCTCGAGACGAAGTACATCGCACTCACCGTGTGA
- a CDS encoding alcohol dehydrogenase: MHAFAVMEDDTVVRQIDVPAQEPEGREVRLRVLHSGVCHTDTHLQQGYYDLGRRGRLRLTDRGIPYPLVLGHEIVARVEAVGPDVHDVEIGDVRLVYPWIGCGRCHRCEAGQENYCTSGRSLGVNRHGGYAEVVSVPDEKYLIDIAGLDPSWAATLACSGLTAFSAANKVLPLPPEAPVAVIGAGGVGLTVVGILAALGHRNICAVDIDPANLAIATETGARTTLVSDGENPAADLMSVCGGPVDAVIDVVNNTQTAAIAFDALAKGGTLVQIGLFGGEMVVPTVLMPLKLLTVQGSYVGTLDELKQLVQIAKKDTLPRPPILPGELTLEGVSGALASLAEGGVPGRIVLSALPGHQ, translated from the coding sequence ATGCACGCCTTCGCGGTCATGGAAGACGACACCGTCGTACGGCAGATCGATGTGCCGGCGCAGGAACCGGAAGGACGCGAGGTTCGTTTGCGTGTCCTGCATTCCGGGGTCTGCCACACCGACACGCATCTGCAGCAGGGGTACTACGACCTCGGGCGGCGCGGCCGGCTGCGGCTCACCGACCGCGGGATTCCCTATCCGCTGGTACTCGGGCACGAGATCGTCGCCCGCGTCGAGGCGGTCGGCCCCGACGTGCACGATGTCGAGATCGGCGACGTGCGCCTGGTCTACCCCTGGATCGGCTGTGGACGATGCCACCGGTGTGAGGCCGGGCAGGAGAACTACTGCACGTCCGGCCGATCGCTCGGCGTGAACCGGCACGGCGGGTATGCCGAAGTCGTGTCCGTTCCGGACGAGAAATACTTGATAGACATCGCCGGACTCGACCCGAGCTGGGCTGCGACACTGGCCTGTTCCGGCCTCACCGCGTTCAGCGCCGCGAACAAGGTGCTACCCCTGCCGCCGGAGGCGCCCGTCGCGGTGATCGGTGCCGGGGGCGTCGGGCTGACGGTCGTCGGCATTCTCGCCGCGCTGGGACACCGCAACATCTGCGCGGTGGACATCGACCCGGCCAACCTCGCGATCGCAACGGAAACGGGGGCGCGAACCACCCTCGTCTCGGACGGAGAGAATCCCGCGGCCGACCTGATGTCGGTGTGCGGTGGCCCGGTCGACGCCGTCATCGACGTCGTGAACAACACCCAGACAGCGGCGATCGCCTTCGACGCGCTGGCCAAGGGCGGAACACTCGTGCAGATCGGCCTGTTCGGCGGCGAGATGGTCGTACCGACCGTGCTGATGCCGCTCAAGCTCCTCACCGTGCAGGGCAGCTACGTCGGCACACTCGACGAACTGAAGCAGCTGGTGCAGATCGCCAAGAAGGACACGCTGCCGCGGCCGCCGATCCTCCCCGGCGAGCTCACCCTCGAAGGCGTCAGCGGTGCGCTCGCCAGCCTCGCGGAGGGTGGTGTGCCCGGACGGATAGTGTTGTCGGCGTTACCCGGACACCAGTGA
- a CDS encoding LysR substrate-binding domain-containing protein, with the protein MELHHIRAFLAVAEELHFGRAAARLRISQPPLTRAIQQLEHELGTALFDRSTRRVALTPTGQALLEPAADVVAACRRVESVAQAAGKGTIGRVRVAYAGASTHVLVGKLAKQMRAEFPGIQLELYSSNFALPALDKVIDGSMEIGLGRWDFIPAGIASTTMVAEQLVIAVPEGHPLAGEDTIAMAQLAGEPFVCLPPYAGSVLTDRLHRLSHRAGFAVEPAQIAPESWTLLSLVAAGIGVALTLSTIAENVVQPGVVFVPLSDDVEPVALKMVWREDTAGPGTASVLEAARSLVSG; encoded by the coding sequence ATGGAGTTGCATCACATTCGGGCGTTCCTGGCGGTGGCCGAAGAGCTGCATTTCGGCCGGGCGGCTGCGCGGCTGCGCATCTCTCAGCCGCCGCTGACCCGCGCTATACAGCAGCTCGAGCACGAGCTGGGGACTGCATTGTTCGACCGCTCGACGCGGCGGGTGGCGCTGACGCCGACGGGGCAGGCTCTGCTGGAGCCGGCCGCCGACGTGGTGGCCGCGTGCCGCCGGGTCGAGTCGGTGGCCCAGGCGGCCGGTAAGGGCACGATCGGCCGTGTGCGGGTGGCATACGCGGGTGCGTCGACACACGTACTGGTCGGCAAGCTGGCCAAGCAGATGCGGGCGGAGTTTCCCGGAATTCAGCTCGAGCTCTACAGCTCCAACTTCGCCCTGCCTGCACTGGACAAGGTGATCGACGGTTCGATGGAAATCGGTTTGGGGCGATGGGATTTCATTCCCGCCGGCATCGCCTCGACAACGATGGTGGCCGAGCAGCTGGTCATCGCGGTGCCGGAGGGCCATCCCCTGGCCGGCGAGGACACGATTGCGATGGCACAGCTGGCCGGTGAGCCGTTCGTGTGCCTGCCGCCGTACGCGGGGTCGGTGCTCACCGACAGGTTGCACCGCCTGTCGCATCGCGCCGGTTTCGCGGTGGAACCCGCTCAGATCGCACCGGAGTCGTGGACGCTGCTGTCGCTGGTGGCCGCCGGGATCGGCGTTGCGCTCACGTTGTCGACGATCGCGGAGAACGTCGTGCAACCGGGAGTGGTGTTCGTGCCGCTGTCGGACGATGTCGAACCGGTGGCGCTGAAGATGGTGTGGCGCGAGGACACCGCCGGCCCCGGCACGGCGAGCGTGCTGGAGGCGGCGCGGTCACTGGTGTCCGGGTAA
- a CDS encoding CaiB/BaiF CoA transferase family protein has translation MNFETHRAGTTQWDDFFGRRPTGPLAGLVVADLSRVLAGPYCTMLLADMGATVVKVEGPDGDETRNWKPPVHGDDSTYYLSLNRNKHSIRLDFRDPDDRAVVQELIHRADVLVENFKPGDLDRFGLDYESVSAGNPGLIYASVTGFGRRGGADLPGYDLLVQGMSGLMSITGSPDTEGYRSGIAVFDVMTGLHTCVGIVAALHDRERTGLGQRVEANLMSSALSAMVNQTGAYAVAGVVPTRIGNEHPSIYPYEPFPTADGELIVAVGNDGQFRRFCDEIGRPELVVDPRFAEASARSVNRAELRPLLQEALRASTSTEWFARLRGCRVPVAPIQDVAGGVQSARELGLDPVVTIGSGPDAMPTVRHPLEFSRTPASHDVPPPALDSGSDAIRAWLSVPVGESAPLGAS, from the coding sequence ATGAACTTCGAAACGCACAGAGCGGGCACCACTCAGTGGGACGACTTCTTCGGCCGCCGCCCGACGGGACCGCTCGCCGGACTCGTCGTCGCCGATCTGAGCCGCGTACTCGCCGGACCGTACTGCACGATGCTCCTGGCCGACATGGGCGCGACTGTCGTCAAGGTGGAAGGTCCCGACGGCGACGAGACCCGGAACTGGAAGCCCCCGGTCCACGGCGACGACAGCACCTACTACCTTTCCCTGAACCGGAACAAACACTCCATCAGGCTCGACTTCCGGGACCCCGACGACCGGGCGGTGGTGCAGGAGTTGATTCACCGAGCCGACGTCCTGGTCGAGAATTTCAAGCCCGGCGACCTCGACCGGTTCGGCCTCGACTACGAGTCCGTCTCCGCGGGCAACCCGGGACTGATCTACGCGTCCGTCACCGGGTTCGGCCGCCGCGGCGGGGCCGACCTGCCGGGCTACGACCTTCTGGTGCAGGGGATGTCGGGTCTGATGAGCATCACCGGTAGCCCCGACACCGAGGGCTACCGCAGCGGGATCGCCGTCTTCGACGTGATGACCGGACTGCACACCTGCGTCGGAATCGTCGCCGCCCTGCACGACCGCGAACGAACCGGGCTGGGACAGCGGGTCGAGGCCAATCTGATGTCGTCGGCGCTGTCGGCGATGGTGAACCAGACGGGCGCCTACGCGGTGGCCGGGGTCGTGCCCACCCGCATCGGCAACGAGCACCCGAGCATCTACCCCTACGAACCGTTCCCCACCGCCGACGGTGAACTGATCGTCGCGGTCGGTAACGACGGCCAGTTCCGCCGATTCTGCGACGAGATCGGCAGACCCGAACTCGTGGTGGACCCGCGGTTCGCGGAGGCGTCCGCGCGCAGCGTCAACCGGGCGGAGTTGCGCCCGCTTCTGCAAGAGGCGTTGCGCGCGAGTACGTCCACGGAGTGGTTCGCCCGGTTGCGGGGCTGCCGCGTGCCCGTCGCCCCGATCCAGGACGTCGCCGGGGGTGTCCAGTCCGCGCGCGAGCTGGGCCTCGATCCGGTCGTGACCATCGGCAGCGGGCCGGACGCGATGCCGACCGTGCGGCATCCCCTCGAGTTCTCCCGCACGCCCGCGAGCCACGACGTGCCACCGCCCGCCCTCGACAGCGGATCCGACGCGATCCGCGCGTGGTTGTCGGTCCCCGTGGGTGAGTCGGCTCCGCTGGGAGCGTCGTGA